The DNA sequence GAAAACCTATCCACCTCAAAACCAAGGACATCAAAAAACCCGCGGATCAATTCCACGGGCTATGCCTGGAGCGTCCTTACAGGACTCGCAAGCGTCCATGCGCCTACAGGATATGTGAGCGAGAAGTTCTCATCCTAAAAGGAGCACAGCAGATGAACCGCTGCACTCCTATCAAAAAACCCGCGGATCAAATCCGCGGGCTATGCCTAGAGCGTCCTTACAGGACTCGCAAGCGACCAAGCGCTTAAAGGGTATGTGAGCGAGAAGTTCTCATCCTAAAAGGAGCACAGCAGATGAACCGCTGCACTCCCATCAAAAAACCCGCGGATCAAATCCACGGGCTATACCTAGAGCGTCCTTACAGGACTCGCAAGCGACCAAGCGCTTACAGGATATGTGAGCGAGAAGTTCTCATCCTAAAAGGAGCACAGCAGATGAACCGCTGCACTCCTATCAAAAAACCCGCGGATCAAATCCACGGGCTATGCCTAGAGCGTCCTTACAGGACTCGCAAGCGACCAAGCGCTTACAGGATATGTGAGCGAGAAGTTCTCATCCTAAAAGGAGCACAGCAGATGAACCGCTGCACTCCCATGGATAAATAACTACTACTACTACTTTCTACTCTATTCGTGCTATTCCTCCGAGATTAGTACCCATGATTCTGCAAGACTGCAGGGGCCTTTTCGATCTCCGTTCTTGGGATCGGGAGGTAATAGTGCTTTTCGAAATAAGGTCTTGTAACGACGGTGTATTCCTCGAAAGACAAGTTACCGTCTGTCTGCATGGTCCATCTGAGGCCGCGGATATCGAATCCGAGCTTATCCTCTTCCATCCATCGGCGCTCATCGAAGAAGTTGTGTCCTTCGAAGCAAAGCTCGACACGACGCTCGCGCTTGATCGCCTCCAACAAATCATCACCGCTTGCAGTAATTTCTGGCTGCAAGGCACGGCTGGAAACCATGTTCAAGTACTGACGGGCTTCTGCCTCATTTCCTACGTGATACATCGCCTCGGCATAGTTGAGGTAAACCTCGGCCAAGCGGTACAGGATGTATGGGCGCATCGGGGAAATACCTCCGTTCACGTCCACCAACTCATCTTGGAACTTGCGGATGTTGTATCCAGTCTTGGATGAATGCAATGGGTTGCCCAAGCCTTCTGGAGAATCCAATCCGTGAGGGTAGGTATCAGGATCTTCAGACAGGTAGTACTCGATTTTGCGGCCACGGAACTCTGCTCCGTTGAAGAGCAAGTTGGCGTAGTAACGCATCTCACGATTGTCATTCGGGTTCGCAGGATCAAACGTTCCATCTGTGGTATTGGAACCATCAGCCATATTGAACTGAAGGGTAAAGTTGTGAGTCGGAGAAGACAATCCCCATCCATCAAATCCATTTGGAGGCATCGTCTTGTCCCAGAGGGAGTTTGCATCCGTACCGAAGTCATAGAACTCTGGGCTGAATGGACGTGCAAACAAGATATCCTCGTTGGGAGACAAGAACAGATCTTGATAATCCTTGGCGTTGTTCACGGAGATCAAAGCGCGGCTTCCCACCATGTCGATCAACTCCTTGGCTGCATCGGCAGCATCTTGCCATTTGGAAGATTTGGCGTAATCGTACAATGGGCCATTCGGGATGGTAGCAGGATCGTGCAATTTACTGGCAGCGTACAACAAGACGCGAGATTTGACAGCCATGGCAGCCAGTTTGGTTGCGCGGCCAAATTCAGCATCGGGACGAGATTCAGGCAAAATGGCAGCAGCTTCGTCCAATTCGGTAACGATGAAGTCTACACATTCTTCGTAGCTGTTTCGCGCCAAATCGAAATCATCTTCCAATCCCAACGCACGGTCAATGATAGGCACCCCACCGTAGAGACGGATCAGTTTGCTGTACAAATTCGCTCGCAGAAATCTCATCTCAGCCTTGAGGACATTGACTCGCTCGGGGTCCATGTCCATTGCTGGGCTATCGTCGATATTGTCGAGGAACTCGTTGCAGAGGCGTACATAGGTCCAGTACTGGTCCCACTTCTGGTTGAAGATACCGCTATTGCTTGGGGTCAATCCAGCTCTCATGCGGAATTGGTCCAGATCGCGGAAGTTGAATTTGGCTTCGAATGAAGCACCTTCGATGTTGAAGCGGCGCCCCCACCATTGCTGGCGGTTGATGCCCCAGCTTTCCGTGCTGTTGTAGGCGGTGAATACTAGTCCTTCCGCTTGAGAAGGATCGCTGTAGACCAAGTCTTCTGCGAAAGCACTTCTCGCTTCGGTATTCAGGATGTCGTCTGAGCAGGAGCTAAGCACCACTGCCGGCAACAAGAGTAACAGGAAAATATATCTTGGAGATAGCATTTAGTTGAAATTGAGGGTGGCACCAATGGAATAGGAAGTGAGGGACGGATAAGTACTGCCTCTGAAGTTGTTGTAGCCTGCAGCCTCAGGATCCAATCCCAGCTTGGCAACTTCGGAGAACATCGTCAAGAGGTTCAGGCCTCGTGCGAATACACGCACATTTCCGAACTTCAATCGGTCCTTTTTGATGGAGTATCCGAATTCCAATTCCTTCAATCGCAGGAATGAAGCATCGTGCAACCAGAGATCAGCTCCCTGGAAGTTGTCTGCTGCATTCAGGTTGCCACTGTAGGGATCGCCTTGAGCAAATGCACGTGGGTATCTAGCATCGCGATTCTCAGGCGTCCAGCGCTCGGTGAATACGTGCTCAGGCTTGGAGCCCGCTTGGTCGAAGAAGACCAACATTTGTGCTTTGGCCTGACCTTGCAACAAGAAGCTGAAATCAAATCCCTTGTAATTCAAGCCACCTGTGATACCGTACTGAATTTCAGGCACATTGGAAGAATACACACGGATACGGTCCGCAGCATCAATGACTCCATCTTCGTTGGTGTCCACATAGAATGGCTCACCTTCCACTGTTCCGCCCAATTTGGCAGGCGCAGCTTCCACTTGCTCTTGGTCGCGGAAAATTCCGTTGGTAGGATAGACGATGTAGGAATCCATCGGGAACCCTTCACGCTTGAGCTGATCTGGCACATCCACGGCCTCGTCCAAGTACACAATGCGGTTTTTCGCCTGCGTCACGTTCGCGCCAATGTTGTAGGTGAGCTCACCAACCTTATCGTTCCAACCCAATTGGAATTCCCAACCGAAGTTGTCCACTTTACCCAAGTTCTCCTGCGGAAGCGTTACCCCGGCAAAATCAGGGATAGAAGCATTTCGAGTGATCAGGATGTCTTCACGCTTCTGGTAGAAGTAGTTCACATCACCCGTCAAGCGGAAGTTGAACATGGTGAAATTCAGCCCGACATTGCGCATTTCGGCAGTCTCCCAAGTGATGTCTGGGTTTGGCACACTTGTACTGGTGTATCCATTGTAGCGTGTACCGGGAGTTCCGAAGTAATAGAAGTTCGGGAAGGCCACGTCTACATCGCCACCATAGCTGTATCGAGTCAAGAACTGGAAGGAAGGGATGCGGTCATTACCCATGATTGCGTAAGAGCTGCGAACCTTCAAAGCGTCCAACCAGCTGTTGGTGAAGTTCATGAATTCCTCGTCTGCAATGGACCAAGCGACAGCCACACCGGGGAAGGTACCGAAGCGATTGCCAGGGCCGAAGTTGGAGGAGCCGTCATGACGCAAGGTAAAGTCTACGAAGTACTTCTTCTTGAAGTCATAGGACACCATGCCGAAGTAGTTCAGACGCGCCCACTCTGTGGAACTACCGTTGGAGATCTGTCCCTCGTCGCTACCTGCGAAGAGATCAGGACGATCATCACTTGGGAATCCTCTACGCTCTGCCCAAAACTCACGCTCATTGGAGGTGAATCGCTCGTATCCCGCCAATCCACGGACCGTGTGCTCACCAAAGGTGCGGTCGTAGCGCAGGGTAGCGTTCAACATCAATTCATTGAACTGCCAGAATCTTTCGCGAAGAATGCGCTGATCTCCATTTTGGGAGAATCCGGGAGAAGGAATGTATTCCTCGGTTCCTTGCTGGAAGGTATAGATTTCCCAAGGCGTGTACCAGTCTTTGGTATCGGTCGTCCAGCGACGGATACCGGTATAAGCCTGAGCACTCAATCCTTTGGTCAACCATCCCAAGTCGAGGTCCAAAGTCAGTTTGGTCCGGAAGTTATTGTCGATGCGATTAACAAATCCAGATTCGCTGCTGGACATGATCGCAGGGTTTGCACCATTCTCACCGCCCCATGCATAGAGACCGTTCGGGTAAATTCCCACTTCGGTAGGCTCATTGGTGTAGATGTGCTTGTAAATGAAACCAGCGTCTACCCCAGGCTCGTTGCGATCGCCAAATCGACCCGCAACATCCACGCCCAACTTCACGCGCTCGTGAATTTGAACATCGATATTGGAACGCAATTGATACTGCTTGAAATTCAAGTCGCCAGATTCGAAGATCCCCACCTGATCGATGTAGTCACCACTGACGAAGTAGTTTACCTTTTCAGTACCACCGGAGATAGAGATGGAATTTCTCCATTCTGGGGAGTAGTCTGCGAATGTGAGATCCGCCCAATCCGTGTTAGGATAGTTGATCGGATCATTTCCTGCTGCGAATTTTTCGATATCCTCTTGGGTGAATTGGAGGGGAGTACCGTTGCGCTCGGCAGTTTCATTGGTGTGAATGGCATACTGCTCAGAATTCATCAGCGTAGGAAATGCCGAGAATCTGGATACGCTGTATGCGCTGTTGAAGCTGATGTTTGGCGTACCGAATTTACCGCGCTTGGTAGTGATCAGGATTACGCCGTTGGCTGCTCTAGCTCCGTAGATCGCCGCTGCCCCATCCTTGAGGACCGTCACGGACTCGATGTCCTGCGGTGCCAAGTGCGAGAAGGATTCAGAAGGAACCCCATCGACCAAGATCAGCGGATTGTTGTTGTTCAGGGTGGATTTACCCCGAATCAAGATGGAAACGTCTCCAGTACCACCGGGATACCCCCCGCGGTCGGAAACGATCAGTCCAGGTACTTTTCCAGCGAGAGATTTGACCAAGTCCTTGTTGGTCGTACGCTCGATCACTTCGGATTCAACCGTACTGACCGAACCTGTCAATTCGCCTTTTTTACGAGTAGTATATCCCACTACCACGACTTCATCCAACAATTGGTCGGAAACCTGCAGCGTGACAGACACTTGGGTCTTGTTGGTGATATCCACCTGCTGGGTTTCGTATCCGATGAAGCTGACAACAAGCGTATTTCCTCCGTCTGGGACATTGAGGGAGAAAGCTCCATTGTCATCGGTAAATGCTCCGGCATTGGTTCCCTCGATCAGCACAGTAGCGCCAGTCAGGGGTTCTCCGGAGTCGGATGCGTTGACCGTACCGGTCAGTGTGTTTTGGGCAGAAAGCCCTAGCGGAGCGAGTAATATCCATAGAATCACTAGCTGCCTAAAAGATGGTTTCAGTAGTAATCTCTTCATAAACGGTGTTGTATTTGCGAGATGTAAGAATGCACCACCCAACCTCGCCGAATAGCAAGATTCGATTGACCTAGTGATCAATTCTAGGCCTCTTTTCTCGACCGGAAATCTGTTGGGGAGTAAGGCTACCTTTCCTTACAAAAAGACTCGTTTGGAGGCGGAACTACTTTATGGATTTTACCCGGTTGTTACATTATTTTACCCCTTTTATCTCTTCATAGAAGACAATAGACAAAATCTGGGAATAAACAACCAGTGTTTATTCCCAGAAAGCAAAATTAAGTAATCCGCTTAATAAATCCTTACAAATCTTGACGGTAGCTATTGGGAGTTTTGCCCATGATCTGCTTGAACTGGCGGTTGAAATTCGTGATGGAATTATAGCCGACCATGTAGCAGACTTCTGAGACTGAGTAGTCTTCTTGAACGAGGAGGCGGGAGGCGTTGCGGATTCGGACTTCGTTGAGGAATTGGGTGAATGATTTGTTGGTCATTCGCTTGAAGAATCGGCAGAAGGAATTGGTGGTCATACAGGCCACATCCGCCACATCTTGGAGGCCAATATAGCTCGCATAATTGTCTGAAATGAATTTGAGTACGGTGTCGATTCGCTGTGAATTTTCGGTCGTGTATTGCCGCATATCCGTAGATGAAAGCACCGTTTTATCGGCGGTCATCGAAAGGCGCGCCAGAATATCCAGCAGTCGAATAGACTTGATGGGCGGAGGCAATTCGGCGATTCCGACCAGTTCATCATGTAGCCGTTCGCTGATCCCTTGACCGAAACAGACGCCGTATTTGGACTCTTCCAGCAAACGCGCCACTTCGGAAAATTCTGGGAGCTCGAAGGTTCCCTCACCGATAAAATGCGGGGTAAATTTGAGGACCATGGCCATGACATCCTTTTCGCCAGAGGCTTGATAGTAGGAAGGATCATTGCGCCAAAGGTGGGGAAGATACGGCCCGACAAGCACGAGGTCTCCGGGCGAAAATTGGGATACGCTATCGCCGACAAATCGGATGCCTGACCCTTTCGAGACGTAAAGCAATTCGTATTGGGCGTGATAATGCCAAGAAGAATCTAGGCAAGGAACCTCCTTCTTGGTGATCTGAATCCGTTCATCGACGTAACCAACCGTATTTTTAAGAACCAGTTTCATAAGGCAGCAGCAGTAGTAGAATAGGAGTAGTGGACAATAAATCTAACCTATTTTATCCTTGTCACAAAGAAGCTGTTTAAGGTTTTGCATGTTGAAGCGAATTCCCCCCGCCTAACGTTCTCCAGCCGACATTTTGCAGCCTACCGTGGTTTCCATTCGAAAAAATGGTCCAAAGAGGCTCTGTGCATGAGCGAAACATGGTGCAGTTCCCAATGAAAAAACAGCCTATGAGCCCCAGAAAGGCTGCATAGACTGTCTTCATCGATTCCTTAGATTGAAATGATCACTATCGGACAACTCTTCCAGATGCAGACCCTTTCATGAGGGCTTCCACTTCTGCACGAGTGGAAAAATTGAAATCTCCATTGATGGAATGCGCCAAACAAGAAGATGCAACCGCAAATCGAATCGCTTCCTGAGGGTGCTGAAACTCAGGTGTAGTCAAGGCAAATATCAGGGCTGCACCGAATGAGTCTCCACCACCCACTCGGTCTACAATCGCCCTAATTTCGTATGGCTCGTATTCACCACCATTCACCGGAGCGAAGTAAGGAGTTTGGGTCTCCGCATCGTATAGCATCGCGCTCCAATTGTTGTGAGTTGCGGAAATACTTTCACGAAGGGTGATCGCCACTTTTTTGACATTTGGAAATTGACGGACGATCTCCTGAGCTACCTCCGAGTACTTAGCTCCGTCAATATGCCCTCCTTCGATGTCGGTATTTTCGGCGGAAATGCCGAGGACATCATGTGCATCCTCCTCATTACCGATAACCACATCCACGTAAGGCAGGATCTCACGCATTGTCCGCTGGGCAAGCTCCTTCGCAGAAGTGCTTTTGTCCCATTGCCACAACTTTTTACGGAAGTTAAGATCACACGAAACCGTCAAGCCGTGCTGCTTGGCTTTTTTGACAGCAGTCAAAGTCGCCTCAGCCGAAATTTCTGACAAGGCAGGGGTGATCCCTGTGGTATGGAGCCATTGTGCATCTGCCGCCAATTGCTCCCAGTCGTAAGAAGCCCCCGGAGTCAAGGAGATGGCAGTAGCAGTTCGGTCATATACCACACGGCTCGGACGCTGATTGGCGCCTCGCTCCACGAAGTAGATGCCCATACGCCCATAGTCTGTGAGCTGAATTCCGCTCGTGTCGATGCCGATTCCGTCGAGTACCGATAGGCATACTTCGGAGATGGCGTTATTGGGAAGTGCTGTGACAAATCGGGCGTTTCCTCCGAGCATGGAGATGGAAGCCGCGACATTTGCTTCGGCACCGGCAAAGGTCATATCGAGTTTACCGGGCATGCTTTGTCGGAATCTCTGGAAATTCTCCGGACAAAGACGGCCCATGATTTCACCGAATGTTAAGATGGTCTTCATTTGCTCTAGTTTCACTAATCAGGGTTCGAATGTCTCGCGCGTTCTGGGTGATAGTCTCCCAATCTTCTGATTGAATCAAATGGCGTTTGGCTACCCAAGAGCCTCCAATCGCAGAGATCAAGGGAGATTGGAGATAGCCTTGGGCATTGTTCATATTCACGCCTCCTAGTGGGATGAATTTGGGTTCGAGATACTGGTAGGGATTGACCATACTATTGAGATGGTTCAGCCCTCCAGAGGTTTCCGCCGGAAAGAACTTCAATACTCGGCAACCAAGTTCAAGCGCTACCTCAATCTCTGAGGGCGTCATGATCCCCGGTGCAAAGGGAAGTCCCTCCTGCTGAGCCAATTCTACAATCTTGGGATTGCAACCCGGAGCGACCGCAAAGTCGACCCCGATATCCTGAACGGCCTTGACCTGATCGGCTGTGATGACCGTCCCCATTCCCAAGATCACTTCCGGCGCTTCCTGCTTGATCAGCTTGGCGGCCTCCATCGCGATGGGCGTCCGGAGCGTAAGCTCGATCGCATTCACCCCGCCTTTCAGCAGGCTCTCCACTACCGGGAGAGCATGCTGGAGTTCATCCAAGACA is a window from the Pontibacter sp. G13 genome containing:
- a CDS encoding TonB-dependent receptor, which gives rise to MKRLLLKPSFRQLVILWILLAPLGLSAQNTLTGTVNASDSGEPLTGATVLIEGTNAGAFTDDNGAFSLNVPDGGNTLVVSFIGYETQQVDITNKTQVSVTLQVSDQLLDEVVVVGYTTRKKGELTGSVSTVESEVIERTTNKDLVKSLAGKVPGLIVSDRGGYPGGTGDVSILIRGKSTLNNNNPLILVDGVPSESFSHLAPQDIESVTVLKDGAAAIYGARAANGVILITTKRGKFGTPNISFNSAYSVSRFSAFPTLMNSEQYAIHTNETAERNGTPLQFTQEDIEKFAAGNDPINYPNTDWADLTFADYSPEWRNSISISGGTEKVNYFVSGDYIDQVGIFESGDLNFKQYQLRSNIDVQIHERVKLGVDVAGRFGDRNEPGVDAGFIYKHIYTNEPTEVGIYPNGLYAWGGENGANPAIMSSSESGFVNRIDNNFRTKLTLDLDLGWLTKGLSAQAYTGIRRWTTDTKDWYTPWEIYTFQQGTEEYIPSPGFSQNGDQRILRERFWQFNELMLNATLRYDRTFGEHTVRGLAGYERFTSNEREFWAERRGFPSDDRPDLFAGSDEGQISNGSSTEWARLNYFGMVSYDFKKKYFVDFTLRHDGSSNFGPGNRFGTFPGVAVAWSIADEEFMNFTNSWLDALKVRSSYAIMGNDRIPSFQFLTRYSYGGDVDVAFPNFYYFGTPGTRYNGYTSTSVPNPDITWETAEMRNVGLNFTMFNFRLTGDVNYFYQKREDILITRNASIPDFAGVTLPQENLGKVDNFGWEFQLGWNDKVGELTYNIGANVTQAKNRIVYLDEAVDVPDQLKREGFPMDSYIVYPTNGIFRDQEQVEAAPAKLGGTVEGEPFYVDTNEDGVIDAADRIRVYSSNVPEIQYGITGGLNYKGFDFSFLLQGQAKAQMLVFFDQAGSKPEHVFTERWTPENRDARYPRAFAQGDPYSGNLNAADNFQGADLWLHDASFLRLKELEFGYSIKKDRLKFGNVRVFARGLNLLTMFSEVAKLGLDPEAAGYNNFRGSTYPSLTSYSIGATLNFN
- a CDS encoding AraC family transcriptional regulator — protein: MKLVLKNTVGYVDERIQITKKEVPCLDSSWHYHAQYELLYVSKGSGIRFVGDSVSQFSPGDLVLVGPYLPHLWRNDPSYYQASGEKDVMAMVLKFTPHFIGEGTFELPEFSEVARLLEESKYGVCFGQGISERLHDELVGIAELPPPIKSIRLLDILARLSMTADKTVLSSTDMRQYTTENSQRIDTVLKFISDNYASYIGLQDVADVACMTTNSFCRFFKRMTNKSFTQFLNEVRIRNASRLLVQEDYSVSEVCYMVGYNSITNFNRQFKQIMGKTPNSYRQDL
- a CDS encoding sugar kinase, whose amino-acid sequence is MKTILTFGEIMGRLCPENFQRFRQSMPGKLDMTFAGAEANVAASISMLGGNARFVTALPNNAISEVCLSVLDGIGIDTSGIQLTDYGRMGIYFVERGANQRPSRVVYDRTATAISLTPGASYDWEQLAADAQWLHTTGITPALSEISAEATLTAVKKAKQHGLTVSCDLNFRKKLWQWDKSTSAKELAQRTMREILPYVDVVIGNEEDAHDVLGISAENTDIEGGHIDGAKYSEVAQEIVRQFPNVKKVAITLRESISATHNNWSAMLYDAETQTPYFAPVNGGEYEPYEIRAIVDRVGGGDSFGAALIFALTTPEFQHPQEAIRFAVASSCLAHSINGDFNFSTRAEVEALMKGSASGRVVR
- a CDS encoding RagB/SusD family nutrient uptake outer membrane protein gives rise to the protein MLSPRYIFLLLLLPAVVLSSCSDDILNTEARSAFAEDLVYSDPSQAEGLVFTAYNSTESWGINRQQWWGRRFNIEGASFEAKFNFRDLDQFRMRAGLTPSNSGIFNQKWDQYWTYVRLCNEFLDNIDDSPAMDMDPERVNVLKAEMRFLRANLYSKLIRLYGGVPIIDRALGLEDDFDLARNSYEECVDFIVTELDEAAAILPESRPDAEFGRATKLAAMAVKSRVLLYAASKLHDPATIPNGPLYDYAKSSKWQDAADAAKELIDMVGSRALISVNNAKDYQDLFLSPNEDILFARPFSPEFYDFGTDANSLWDKTMPPNGFDGWGLSSPTHNFTLQFNMADGSNTTDGTFDPANPNDNREMRYYANLLFNGAEFRGRKIEYYLSEDPDTYPHGLDSPEGLGNPLHSSKTGYNIRKFQDELVDVNGGISPMRPYILYRLAEVYLNYAEAMYHVGNEAEARQYLNMVSSRALQPEITASGDDLLEAIKRERRVELCFEGHNFFDERRWMEEDKLGFDIRGLRWTMQTDGNLSFEEYTVVTRPYFEKHYYLPIPRTEIEKAPAVLQNHGY
- a CDS encoding bifunctional 4-hydroxy-2-oxoglutarate aldolase/2-dehydro-3-deoxy-phosphogluconate aldolase, coding for MQTSSYHVGVPEVFNRIEAAGIVAVIVLDELQHALPVVESLLKGGVNAIELTLRTPIAMEAAKLIKQEAPEVILGMGTVITADQVKAVQDIGVDFAVAPGCNPKIVELAQQEGLPFAPGIMTPSEIEVALELGCRVLKFFPAETSGGLNHLNSMVNPYQYLEPKFIPLGGVNMNNAQGYLQSPLISAIGGSWVAKRHLIQSEDWETITQNARDIRTLISETRANEDHLNIR